The Candidatus Tectomicrobia bacterium genome has a segment encoding these proteins:
- the mazG gene encoding nucleoside triphosphate pyrophosphohydrolase, with amino-acid sequence MPHAPDSRGRHPDGFDKALDVMARLRAPEGCPWDREQDHKTLKPYLIEEAYEVIEAIEAGDSDRLREELGDLLLQVIFHCQLAKERGLFDAFEVAGALAEKMIERHPHVFGEGQAKTSGEVLRNWEIQKRNGRARKGEKEGKPSILDGVPAALPALLRAQRLQGKAARVGFDWKDAGGPAKKVEEEWGELRRAVEAGDAEAAERELGDLLFAAVNLARKLRVDAEQAAQAAVGRFVARFHHIEAALRARGLSPEQVPLGELDRLWEEAKAREAGPSPA; translated from the coding sequence ATGCCCCACGCACCCGACAGCCGCGGGAGGCACCCCGACGGCTTCGACAAGGCCCTGGACGTGATGGCCCGCCTCCGGGCGCCGGAGGGCTGCCCCTGGGACCGGGAGCAGGACCACAAGACCCTCAAGCCCTACTTGATCGAGGAGGCCTACGAGGTCATCGAGGCCATCGAGGCGGGCGATTCCGACAGGCTCCGCGAGGAGCTGGGGGACCTCCTGCTCCAGGTCATCTTCCACTGCCAGCTCGCGAAGGAGCGGGGGCTCTTCGACGCCTTCGAGGTGGCCGGGGCCCTGGCCGAGAAGATGATCGAGCGCCACCCCCACGTCTTCGGCGAAGGGCAGGCCAAGACGAGCGGGGAGGTGCTCCGCAACTGGGAGATCCAGAAGCGCAACGGCCGCGCCCGGAAGGGCGAGAAGGAGGGGAAGCCCTCCATCCTGGACGGGGTGCCCGCCGCGCTCCCGGCCCTGCTGCGCGCCCAGCGGCTCCAGGGTAAGGCCGCGCGCGTGGGCTTCGACTGGAAGGACGCCGGGGGCCCCGCGAAGAAGGTGGAGGAGGAGTGGGGCGAGCTCCGCCGGGCCGTCGAGGCCGGGGACGCGGAGGCCGCCGAGCGCGAGCTGGGGGATCTCCTCTTCGCCGCCGTGAACCTCGCCCGCAAGCTCCGGGTGGACGCCGAGCAGGCCGCCCAGGCCGCGGTGGGCCGCTTCGTGGCGCGCTTCCACCACATCGAGGCCGCGCTCCGCGCCCGGGGCCTCTCGCCCGAGCAGGTCCCGCTCGGGGAGCTCGACCGGCTCTGGGAGGAGGCCAAGGCGCGCGAGGCGGGGCCCTCTCCCGCCTGA